The following proteins are encoded in a genomic region of Takifugu rubripes chromosome 9, fTakRub1.2, whole genome shotgun sequence:
- the LOC101062298 gene encoding carboxylesterase 5A-like, with translation MTFCAMRRFAFIISAFVLYVAANNVPEIHTKLGSLRGKYESVKGKDTGVHAYLGVPFAKPPVGPALRLAAPQPVEGWEGVRDATKQPLMCVQEVEHMVAMLKASEVEADITDISEDCLYLNIYTPANRPENAKLPVMVWIHGGGFALGSASMFSGSALAAYQDVVVVLIQYRLGLLGFLSTGDEHMPGNIGFLDQIQALKWVQEHIHNFGGDPDLVTIFGESAGGISVSLLLLSPLSEGLFHRAIAESGTAPTYALGQDPLPSFQLVANVSGCSAESTEKTADCIKSLDMETILTIAKENPLQFSLITGGHFLQKSPSELLLQHQLLTVPFMTGVNNHEGSFLLAQFFAPPNWTEGMDQEHVLGMLSMFYPDPKDEQLRKQILDKYTGSGEDRVKNRDGFTELLGDVLFVIPAIKTANAHRDAGAPVYLYEFQHSPSFLKDKRPSFVRSDHTDEIFSVFGYCFLVSHVKLGSACSEEDERLDKIMMSYWGNFARTGSPNGQGLVHWPKYGEKEDYLAIDAKNQNVIQGLKKDKFVVLTQILPEDVKEQKNSTHIEF, from the exons ATGACTTTCTGTGCGATGAGAAGATTTGCTTTTATCATCTCTGCTTTCGTGTTATATGTTGCAGCAAACAATG TACCTGAAATCCACACAAAGCTGGGCAGCCTGAGAGGTAAGTATGAGAGTGTAAAGGGGAAAGACACTGGGGTCCATGCATACCTGGGTGTGCCGTTTGCAAAGCCACCTGTCGGTCCTGCTCTGAGACTGGCTGCACCTCAGCCTGTGGAGGGTTGGGAAGGAGTGAGAGACGCCACCAAGCAGCCACTGAT GTGTGTTCAGGAAGTTGAACATATGGTTGCTATGCTCAAGGCATCCGAAGTAGAAGCAGACATTACGGATATTTCAGAAGACTGCCTTTACCTCAACATTTACACTCCTGCAAACAGACCAGAGAATGCCAAACTCCCA gttatggtctGGATACACGGTGGAGGGTTTGCTTTAGGTTCAGCTTCCATGTTCAGTGGCTCTGCCTTGGCTGCTTACCAAGATGTTGTTGTGGTTCTAATCCAGTACCGTCTAGGACTCCTGGGCTTTCTCAG CACTGGGGATGAGCACATGCCTGGAAACATTGGTTTTTTGGACCAGATCCAGGCTCTGAAATGGGTCCAGGAGCATATTCACAACTTTGGAGGAGACCCAGATTTAGTTACAATATTTGGCGAGTCTGCTGGTGGAATAAGCGTATCTCTCCTG CTGCTCTCACCACTCTCTGAGGGCCTTTTCCACCGTGCTATTGCCGAGAGTGGCACTGCTCCAACATATGCACTTGGTCAAGATCCCCTTCCATCATTTCAG TTGGTTGCAAATGTATCTGGCTGCAGCGctgaaagcacagaaaagaCAGCTGATTGCATCAAGAGCTTGGACATGGAAACCATTTTGACCATAGCTAAG GAAAACCCATTGCAGTTTTCTTTAATAACTGGAGgacatttcctccaaaaatCACCAAGTGAGTTGCTCCTTCAGCACCAACTTCTCACAGTGCCTTTTATGACCGGGGTCAATAATCATGAAGGCAGTTTTTTACTTGCTCAG TTCTTTGCTCCTCCAAACTGGACAGAGGGGATGGACCAGGAGCATGTATTGGGCATGTTGTCCATGTTCTATCCTGAT CCCAAAGATGAGCAACTCCGAAAACAGATTCTTGATAAATATACTGGATCTGGAGAAGATCGTGTGAAAAATAGAGATGGATTCACTGAGCTGCTCGGAGATGTGCTGTTTGTCATTCCTGCCATTAAGACTGCTAATGCTCACAGAG ATGCTGGTGCCCCTGTGTACCTGTATGAGTTTCAGCATTCCCCCAGTTTTCTAAAGGATAAAAGACCAAGCTTTGTTAGGAGTGACCATACAGATGaaatattttctgtatttggGTATTGCTTTTTAGTTTCTCACGTCAAATTAGGCA GTGCATGCAGTGAAGAAGATGAGCGATTGGACAAAATCATGATGAGCTACTGGGGCAACTTTGCTCGTACAGG gtCTCCTAATGGACAGGGCCTTGTCCACTGGCCAAAgtatggagaaaaagaggactACCTGGCAATTGATGCAAAGAACCAGAATGTTATTCAGggtttgaaaaaagacaaatttgttgTCCTGACTCAGATTCTTCCAGAGGATGTCAAAGAGCAAAAAAACTCAACGCACATTGAgttctaa
- the banp gene encoding protein BANP isoform X2, giving the protein MSEQDLDEIVQITVEEFNQDDRTDMLENHENDGEKPQKKKMKLSTGPESNNNSDISVIKHMLVSLNASVTQRLEGIELKLHALDATCKALGRKLDSMVTSAKIPIQVPMVAGSPQGATQTWNKVRCVVPQTNVIVSSENTKETKHEETPLENLLSNTTRKRQNTILVKVPVQDESQEEQESGSETSDSVCNGSQSLNTPNGQNVTLITLNAEEDFPEGTWLGDENNPQMRVRCPVSAADMLHVTTNCRTAEKMALTLLDYLFHREVQAMSNLSGQGKHGKKQLDPLMIYGIRCHLFHKFGISESDWYRIKQSIDSKCRTAWRRKQRGQSLAVKSFSKRTPRTSEGTMVEEAPHIETATQQTLHYTLANQQVQFHRISEDGQVQVIPQGQLHIAQVPQGEEVQITQDSEGNLQIHQVHVGQDGQVLRGAQLIAVASADGATTTVEGSTLPPDIQVQYVQLAPVADHAAAVQQCCS; this is encoded by the exons ATGTCCGAACAAGACTTGGATGAAATTGTGCAGATAACAGTGGAGGAGTTTAACCAGGATGACCGTACTG ATATGCTGGAGAATCATGAAAATGATGGAGAAAAACCtcagaagaaaaagatgaaattaaGCACTGGCCCAGAGAGTAATAATAACTCAGACATTTCCGTTATTAAG CACATGCTTGTCTCATTAAATGCATCAGTCACCCAGCGACTAGAAGGAATTGAACTAAAGTTGCACGCTCTGGATGCAACATGCAAAGCACTTGGACGCAAACTAGATAGCATGGTGACATCTGCGAAGATTCCTATCCAAGTCCCGATGGTTGCAGGGTCTCCTCAGGGAGCAACCCAGACTTGGAACAAAGTACGATG TGTTGTTCCTCAGACTAATGTGATAGTCAGCagtgaaaatacaaaagaaactaAGCATGAAGAAACACCCCTGGAGAATCTGCTGAGCAA TACAACCCGGAAGCGGCAAAATACAATCCTCGTGAAAGTGCCTGTCCAGGACGAGAGTCAGGAGGAACAAGAGAGTGGCTCGGAAACCAGTGACTCTGTTTGTAATGGTAGCCAGTCCTTAAACACCCCAAATGGTCAAAATGTCACGCTGATCACACTCAACGCAGAAG AGGATTTCCCAGAGGGCACCTGGCTGGGAGATGAGAACAACCCACAGATGCGAGTTCGCTGCCCAGTGTCTGCAGCCGATATGCTGCACGTCACCACCAACTGTCGCACAGCGGAGAAAATGGCACTGACACTGTTGGACTATCTGTTCCACCGAGAGGTCCAAGCCATGTCAAACCTCTCTGGCCAAGGCAAACATGGCAAGAAGCAGCTGGATCCTCTCATGATCTACGGCATCCGCT GTCACTTGTTCCACAAATTTGGCATCTCTGAATCAGACTGGTACCGTATCAAGCAGAGCATCGATTCCAAGTGTCGCACAGCCTGGAGACGCAAGCAGCGTGGTCAGAGTCTGGCTGTCAAGAGCTTCTCCAAGCGTACGCCTCGCACTTCAG AGGGAACCATGGTGGAGGAAGCGCCCCACATTGAAACCGCCACACAGCAAACGTTGCACTATACACTGGCCAATCAACAGGTCCAGTTCCATCGAATCAGCGAGGATGGACAAGTTCAGGTG ATTCCACAAGGTCAGCTGCACATTGCTCAGGTTCCACAAGGAGAGGAGGTCCAAATCACACAGGACAGTGAG GGAAATCTTCAGATCCACCAGGTGCATGTTGGCCAGGATGGGCAG GTTCTGCGTGGCGCTCAATTAATAGCTGTGGCATCAGCTGATggggcaacaacaacagtagagGGCTCAACACTCCCCCCTGACATCCAAGTGCAGTACGTCCAGCTTGCTCCTGTTGCAGATCATGCAGCTGCTGTTCAG cAATGCTGCAGCTGA
- the banp gene encoding protein BANP isoform X1: MSEQDLDEIVQITVEEFNQDDRTDMLENHENDGEKPQKKKMKLSTGPESNNNSDISVIKHMLVSLNASVTQRLEGIELKLHALDATCKALGRKLDSMVTSAKIPIQVPMVAGSPQGATQTWNKVRCVVPQTNVIVSSENTKETKHEETPLENLLSNTTRKRQNTILVKVPVQDESQEEQESGSETSDSVCNGSQSLNTPNGQNVTLITLNAEEDFPEGTWLGDENNPQMRVRCPVSAADMLHVTTNCRTAEKMALTLLDYLFHREVQAMSNLSGQGKHGKKQLDPLMIYGIRCHLFHKFGISESDWYRIKQSIDSKCRTAWRRKQRGQSLAVKSFSKRTPRTSEGTMVEEAPHIETATQQTLHYTLANQQVQFHRISEDGQVQVIPQGQLHIAQVPQGEEVQITQDSEGNLQIHQVHVGQDGQVLRGAQLIAVASADGATTTVEGSTLPPDIQVQYVQLAPVADHAAAVQAAELAPSLQTDMEVKDAIQGAIQGENSEVVQIVSSVAT; the protein is encoded by the exons ATGTCCGAACAAGACTTGGATGAAATTGTGCAGATAACAGTGGAGGAGTTTAACCAGGATGACCGTACTG ATATGCTGGAGAATCATGAAAATGATGGAGAAAAACCtcagaagaaaaagatgaaattaaGCACTGGCCCAGAGAGTAATAATAACTCAGACATTTCCGTTATTAAG CACATGCTTGTCTCATTAAATGCATCAGTCACCCAGCGACTAGAAGGAATTGAACTAAAGTTGCACGCTCTGGATGCAACATGCAAAGCACTTGGACGCAAACTAGATAGCATGGTGACATCTGCGAAGATTCCTATCCAAGTCCCGATGGTTGCAGGGTCTCCTCAGGGAGCAACCCAGACTTGGAACAAAGTACGATG TGTTGTTCCTCAGACTAATGTGATAGTCAGCagtgaaaatacaaaagaaactaAGCATGAAGAAACACCCCTGGAGAATCTGCTGAGCAA TACAACCCGGAAGCGGCAAAATACAATCCTCGTGAAAGTGCCTGTCCAGGACGAGAGTCAGGAGGAACAAGAGAGTGGCTCGGAAACCAGTGACTCTGTTTGTAATGGTAGCCAGTCCTTAAACACCCCAAATGGTCAAAATGTCACGCTGATCACACTCAACGCAGAAG AGGATTTCCCAGAGGGCACCTGGCTGGGAGATGAGAACAACCCACAGATGCGAGTTCGCTGCCCAGTGTCTGCAGCCGATATGCTGCACGTCACCACCAACTGTCGCACAGCGGAGAAAATGGCACTGACACTGTTGGACTATCTGTTCCACCGAGAGGTCCAAGCCATGTCAAACCTCTCTGGCCAAGGCAAACATGGCAAGAAGCAGCTGGATCCTCTCATGATCTACGGCATCCGCT GTCACTTGTTCCACAAATTTGGCATCTCTGAATCAGACTGGTACCGTATCAAGCAGAGCATCGATTCCAAGTGTCGCACAGCCTGGAGACGCAAGCAGCGTGGTCAGAGTCTGGCTGTCAAGAGCTTCTCCAAGCGTACGCCTCGCACTTCAG AGGGAACCATGGTGGAGGAAGCGCCCCACATTGAAACCGCCACACAGCAAACGTTGCACTATACACTGGCCAATCAACAGGTCCAGTTCCATCGAATCAGCGAGGATGGACAAGTTCAGGTG ATTCCACAAGGTCAGCTGCACATTGCTCAGGTTCCACAAGGAGAGGAGGTCCAAATCACACAGGACAGTGAG GGAAATCTTCAGATCCACCAGGTGCATGTTGGCCAGGATGGGCAG GTTCTGCGTGGCGCTCAATTAATAGCTGTGGCATCAGCTGATggggcaacaacaacagtagagGGCTCAACACTCCCCCCTGACATCCAAGTGCAGTACGTCCAGCTTGCTCCTGTTGCAGATCATGCAGCTGCTGTTCAG GCTGCTGAGCTTGCCCCGTCCTTGCAGACAGACATGGAGGTGAAGGACGCCATCCAAGGTGCCATCCAGGGAGAGAACAGTGAAGTGGTCCAGATTGTCTCCTCTGTGGCCACCTGA